From the Clostridiales bacterium FE2011 genome, one window contains:
- a CDS encoding O-acetyl-ADP-ribose deacetylase, which yields MPFEIVRNDITKMNVDAIVNAANRSLLGGGGVDGAIHRAAGPELLAECSTLGGCETGEAKITKGYRLPARYVIHTVGPIWYGGHSGEKELLSACYRHSLELAVENGCESVAFPMISAGAYGYPGDQAMAVAVETITGFLMDHDLMVYLVVFGRDSFLNSKKLFRDVKEYIDDVYAETRIRRRRENIRENLWHSDETTALDYDMEICQPLMGNSCPEAAEPKVQASAPAPAPSLAPDWKEILKQTDEGFSQALLRLIDERGMTDAQCYKKANVDRKLFSKIRSNPAYKPSKPTVLAFAVALELTLPETKTLLKKAGFALTRSSEFDLVLEYCIKHRIYNIYDINEVLFGLDMPLLGSGMG from the coding sequence ATGCCCTTCGAAATTGTCAGAAATGATATCACCAAAATGAATGTGGACGCCATCGTCAACGCGGCCAACCGTTCCCTGCTGGGCGGCGGCGGTGTGGACGGCGCCATTCACCGCGCCGCGGGTCCGGAACTGCTGGCGGAATGCAGCACCCTCGGCGGCTGTGAAACCGGCGAGGCAAAGATTACCAAAGGCTACCGGCTGCCTGCCCGGTATGTGATCCACACTGTCGGCCCCATCTGGTACGGCGGACACAGCGGCGAAAAAGAACTGCTTTCCGCCTGCTACCGTCATTCCCTGGAGCTGGCTGTGGAAAACGGCTGTGAGAGCGTCGCCTTCCCCATGATATCCGCCGGTGCCTACGGCTATCCCGGAGACCAGGCCATGGCTGTGGCCGTGGAAACCATTACCGGCTTCCTGATGGACCATGACCTGATGGTCTATCTTGTCGTGTTCGGACGCGACTCCTTCCTGAACAGCAAAAAGCTGTTCCGCGATGTGAAGGAATACATTGACGACGTCTATGCCGAAACCCGCATCCGGAGAAGAAGGGAAAACATCCGTGAAAACCTCTGGCATTCGGATGAAACGACCGCGCTGGACTATGACATGGAGATCTGCCAGCCCCTTATGGGGAACTCCTGTCCGGAAGCAGCGGAACCGAAAGTCCAGGCATCTGCCCCTGCCCCGGCTCCCTCTCTTGCGCCTGACTGGAAGGAAATCCTGAAGCAGACGGACGAAGGCTTTTCCCAGGCCCTGCTCCGGCTGATCGACGAACGCGGCATGACAGACGCCCAGTGCTACAAGAAAGCCAACGTGGACCGGAAACTTTTCAGCAAAATCCGTTCCAATCCCGCCTATAAACCCAGCAAACCCACCGTGCTCGCCTTTGCGGTCGCGCTGGAGCTTACCCTGCCGGAGACAAAGACCCTGCTGAAGAAGGCCGGGTTCGCCCTGACCCGCAGCAGCGAGTTCGATCTTGTCCTGGAATACTGCATCAAGCACCGGATCTATAATATCTACGACATCAACGAGGTACTCTTCGGCCTGGATATGCCGCTGCTCGGCTCCGGCATGGGCTGA
- a CDS encoding histidine phosphatase family protein, producing MRIIFVRHGEPDYAHDCLTEMGRLQAVDAAERLRNEGIEEIFSSPQGRAAETAAATADLLKRPVQTLDYMRELHWGSIDGTPLPSDGHPWDLADLMAEEGWDLTNPGWREHPYFRNNQVTANADLVAEKTDEWLRTLGYEREGAFYRCVRPDNRQKTVALFSHGGSSAAAIGHILNLPFPYACGLFHLEFTGITIIRLDRNPGSRRLPCLELANDGRHIHGPHYHRLNNM from the coding sequence ATGAGAATCATCTTTGTCCGTCACGGTGAACCGGATTACGCGCATGACTGCCTCACGGAGATGGGCAGGCTGCAGGCGGTGGACGCCGCGGAACGTCTCCGGAATGAAGGCATTGAAGAAATATTTTCCTCTCCGCAGGGCCGGGCGGCTGAAACTGCGGCGGCAACGGCGGATTTGCTGAAACGGCCGGTACAGACCCTGGATTATATGCGGGAATTGCACTGGGGCAGCATTGACGGAACTCCGCTCCCGTCGGACGGCCATCCCTGGGACCTGGCGGACCTGATGGCGGAGGAAGGCTGGGACCTGACAAATCCCGGCTGGCGGGAACACCCGTATTTCAGGAATAACCAGGTGACCGCGAATGCGGACCTGGTGGCGGAAAAAACGGATGAATGGCTGCGCACGCTCGGCTATGAGCGGGAAGGCGCGTTCTACCGGTGTGTGAGGCCGGACAACCGGCAGAAAACCGTGGCGCTGTTCAGTCACGGCGGCTCTTCCGCCGCGGCAATCGGGCATATCCTGAACCTGCCGTTTCCCTATGCCTGCGGCTTGTTCCATCTGGAGTTCACCGGCATTACCATCATCCGGCTGGACAGGAATCCGGGCTCCCGGCGGCTGCCCTGCCTTGAGCTGGCCAATGACGGACGCCATATTCACGGCCCTCATTACCACCGGCTGAACAATATGTAA
- a CDS encoding CapA family protein, translating into MIARDRLRKAILLLAVLLLPAWTVSASASGEWLAFSGENDPAELLCPVQEYTGTVRITFLGDCTLGGEEKTRNAARGFNRVIEQNGMEYPFRNLMTLTAGDDLTVANLEGVLSDRDLSKVKKTYNFKGSTAYTEILKAGSVECVTLANNHSHDYDTAGYLDTKAALDAAGIAYFGTDCTAVWKNEDGLMIGFLGVSGSLSGNRAKDYAKRADFLHAAGCAAVITVMHAGTEYASEPDGYQQQIVNRALDCGTDLIIGHHPHVVQGWEERNGVPVVYSLGNCVFGGNTNPKDHDALAVQAELSFREGELEEITLRFYPLSVSGEPGRNDYSPVLLEGADAERVLKKMEESTGVSPGSFDPDAGAVVSVSVKH; encoded by the coding sequence ATGATCGCAAGGGACAGACTGAGGAAAGCAATCCTGCTGCTGGCGGTGCTTCTGCTGCCGGCATGGACCGTTTCTGCGTCCGCGTCCGGCGAATGGCTGGCTTTCTCCGGGGAGAATGATCCGGCGGAACTGCTCTGTCCTGTCCAGGAATATACCGGCACAGTCCGGATCACCTTCCTGGGAGACTGCACCCTGGGCGGGGAGGAGAAAACCCGGAACGCGGCCCGGGGTTTTAACCGGGTGATTGAACAGAACGGGATGGAATATCCCTTCCGGAACCTGATGACCCTCACTGCCGGGGATGACCTGACGGTGGCCAATCTGGAGGGGGTGCTTTCAGACCGGGATCTGTCCAAAGTCAAAAAGACGTATAATTTCAAGGGCTCTACGGCCTATACGGAAATCCTGAAGGCGGGCTCCGTGGAGTGCGTCACCCTGGCCAACAATCATTCCCATGACTATGATACTGCCGGATACCTGGATACGAAGGCGGCGCTGGATGCTGCCGGTATCGCTTATTTCGGCACGGACTGCACGGCGGTCTGGAAGAATGAGGACGGCCTGATGATTGGCTTCCTGGGCGTATCCGGATCGCTTTCCGGCAACCGGGCGAAGGATTATGCAAAGCGGGCGGACTTTCTCCATGCTGCCGGCTGCGCGGCAGTGATTACGGTGATGCATGCCGGGACGGAATACGCGTCCGAACCGGACGGCTATCAGCAGCAGATTGTAAACCGGGCCCTGGACTGCGGCACGGACCTGATCATCGGCCATCATCCCCATGTGGTGCAGGGCTGGGAGGAACGGAACGGTGTGCCGGTGGTCTACAGCCTGGGCAACTGTGTTTTCGGCGGCAACACCAACCCGAAGGATCACGACGCGCTGGCAGTGCAGGCGGAGCTTTCCTTCCGGGAGGGGGAGCTGGAAGAAATCACCCTGCGTTTCTATCCGCTCTCTGTTTCCGGTGAACCCGGGCGCAACGATTATTCACCGGTGCTGCTGGAGGGTGCGGACGCGGAGCGGGTGCTGAAAAAGATGGAGGAATCCACCGGGGTGTCTCCGGGCAGCTTTGATCCGGACGCGGGCGCGGTGGTCAGCGTTTCCGTAAAGCATTGA